In the genome of Massilia sp. W12, the window AGCCAGCGTCTTGCTTGCAGAAATGCAGCTAACCTGAAAGCTCTTTTACATCATAGAATGTAAGCGTTAGTGGTACTTTGTGGCAGAGCACAAGCTGTTAATAGTCAATGAGATAAGCATGATTGTTCGTTGGTAAGTGTTTTACAATTTCCCTGTCCCTCGAATTGCTATGCTTGTGTGCTATGCGATAATTTGCATGTATCACAAGTGCATGTGAGTCTTTGGCTATTTATTAAAAATATTATTGAGCATATGAGAATATTTTCACAAAGCCGGGCTGATTGCTTTGTTGTTTTCAGCATGCTGAGCACATGTTTATTGCTGGCTTGCACTCCTTCGGATCGAACCGTTTCCAATGCGCCGCACGTTTCCGTGGCAGATTTAAAGCCCGCTCAATTCAAGCTGGCCGATTTTCCGATAGACCCGGATAAGCAAAGCCTGCTCTTGCTGCGTCAGGCGGATGGCAAATTACAGGCATGGCATTTGGGTAAAAAAGACGGGCTGGCCATGCTGCCGCAGGATCATTGGTGGAAAAACGATGGTTTAGCGTGCAAAGAATTGAAAGTGGATTTTGCAGGCGACCGGATTTACTGTGGCGACGCCGGTTTGGCGGCTGAGCGGCAGCAGTATTTTTCCTGGCGTTTGAACGGCGCGCCCTTGCGCCAGGGCGGTATGCCGCTGGAGGCTGCGGCAGGGAGGGAAGCGGACGGCGATTTCGTCTTTAACGCGCCGGCCAAGGGCTGATGCGCCGCCTTCTCAAGCCGGTCTGCAACAAACCAGCGTGAGAAGCGCTAAGGCTGGCGCTAAGGCAGGCGATCCGGGCTGGCGCCCAGCCGCACGCCCGGATTGTCGCGCTCCAGACCCAACAGCGCCGCGCTTTGGTCAGCATGCGCCCAATGGCCCAGCAGCGCATGAAAGCGTTGCCCCACCAATTCAGTCAGCGGTAATTTCATACCGGCCTGACGCGCCGCCGCCAGCACATTATCCAAATCCTTGCTTTGACTCTTGATTTGCCCGCCCGGCATGAAGTTGCGCTCCAGCATGCGCGCGCCGTGCACTTCCAGAATCCGGCTTTCGGCAAAGCCGCCGCGTATCGCCTGCCGCACCGCCGCCGGATCGGCGCCGCCGGCTTGCGCCAGCAACAGCGCTTCCGCCACCAGCTCCAGGGTGCCGCCGACGATTAATTGATTGCACAGTTTGGCCAGTTGGCCGCAACCGGGGCCGCCGACCAGGCTGGGCTGGCCAAAGCAGCGCAATACCGGCAGCGCTTGCGCATATGCGGCTTCGACGCCGCCGGCCATGATCGCCAGCCGCCCATGTTCCGCCCCCAGCACGCCGCCTGAAACCGGGGCGTCCAGCATCAAGACCTCAAATTGCGCCAGCCAGGCATGCATCTGCTGCGCTTCGTCTTGCCGGGTGGAACTCATGTCCACCCACAATTGGCCGGGGCGTAAAGCGCTTTGCACGCCTTGCATCACGCTGCGCACCGCCGGCCCGTCTGAGAGCATGGATAAAATCACATCGCTGCCGCTTACCGCGCTGACGGCGTCCGGCGCCACTTGCGCGCCTTGCTGGCCCAGCAGCTGTGCTTTCACCGGGCTGCGGTTCCACACCGTTAAACTGTGTCCTGCCTGCAGCAGGCGGATCGCCATCGGCTTGCCCATCAAGCCGGTGCCAAGCAAACAGATTTTACTCATCCCGTCTCCCCGTTGTGTTATCGTTTCCGCCGCGCTGGTGCGCAAATCGTGACAAGGAAATCAGATGAAAGTAAAACATACTTTGGCGGCATTGTTATGCTTTGCTGCAAGCTTGAATGCATTCGCGGCTGGCGAGATCCAGTCCGCTTCACTTGAATTTGCCACAGGTAATAAAACCCAGATGCTGCGTTTTGGTGTGCAGTCGGATTGGGATGTGCGCTGGCTTTCCGGCAATGGGACACATGTCGGCGGTTATTGGGAAGGCACATTGGCGGCATGGCGCGGCAACCAGCATCAAAACGTGCCTGGCAAGCGGCAGAATTTCACCGATTTCGGCTTCACTCCGGTATTCCGCTGGCAGGCAGATAACAAGCGCGGTTTTTATGCTGAGGGCGGAATCGGCTTCCATTATTTGTCAGATTTATACGACAATGACGGCCGCCGCCTCTCAACCCACTTCCAATTCGGCGACCATATCGGCGTCGGTTATGTGTTTGATAATAACTGGGAAGTGGCCGCCAAGATCCAGCACTTTTCCAACGGCGGTTACAAGAAGCCTAACAGCGGCGTCAACTTTTTTGTGTTGAAAGCCGCGTACCGCTTCTGAGCGCATCAGGCCGTTTGTTCCGTCAGATAGGCGGCAATGGTCTTGTGGCCCGGCTGCTGTGCAATCCGCAGCAGCCAGGCTTGCAAAGCCGGATAGCCGGAAAGATCAAACCCGCCCTCATGCGCGACATGGGTGTAGGCGTACAAAGAAATGTCGGCGATGCTGTAATCCGCGCCGCATAAATAAGGTGTTTGGCGCAACTGCGTTTCCATCACGGCCAGGGCTTGATGACCCGGCCCCTGTTTGGCTTCATAATCGGCGCGCCGCTCTGCCGGCAAACCAAGGTAGAGATTGATAAAGCGCGCCACCGCGATATACGGCTCATGACTGTATTGCTCAAAAAACTGCCATTGCAACACCCTTGCCTGCAGCAAAGCATCTTGCGGCCAGAAACGGGAGCCTTGCGCCAGCAGATACAAAATGGCGTTGGACTCGGCCAGCGTGGCGCCGTCTTCCAATTGCAGCAAAGGCACTTTGCCATTCGGATTCAGGGCCAGAAATTCCGCTGTGCGGGCGCCGCCGGCCAGCACATCCACATGACGCCAGGCATATTCACGCCCCAGCAGATCCAGCAAGAGACGGATTTTGTAGCAATTGCCGGAGCGGATATCGCCATATACAGTCAACATATGTTTTCCCCTTTACACGCGCGGCCCGGTGCGGCGCTTCAGGATTGTAAGCGATGAAGCGGCTGACGCTGGATGCGATGCGCCGCGCATACGCCATACCGCTTGATGGCGGCCTGGGCGAGTGCGCCATCATCATCGTCGCAGCGGCTTGGATGCTGGGGCTGCGCGGCCTGTTTGCCCTGAACCCGGCCTGGAGTCCGCTCGCCATGTCATGCGGATTTTTGGTGCTGTCCCCCTTGGCGCTTGGTTTTGTGCATGTGACGCTGGCTTGGCGCAGGCGTCCGCACACTTGGCGCTATGCGCTCTTGGCGCCCTTGCTTCCGATGTTGCTGACGCTGATGCTGAGTGCGTGTTTTGGTTTGGAAGGCCCGCTTTGCCTGACATTTGTGACCCCATTGTTGCTGCTGTTTGCCAGCGCTGGCGGGGCGCTGAGCTGGATCTGGCATCGGCGCCGCGATGCGCACGCCACCCGCTGCTATATTGTGCTGCTGCCGCCTTTGCTGGCGATGGCCCTGCTGCCGCCTGTGCGCACGGTGCAGGAATTGCATGTGACACACGAGTTTGCCGCCACGCCAGAGCAACTGTGGCGCCAGTTGATTGAACCGGGACAGATAGCGGTTCACGAAAGCGGCCCCGGCCTGATCTGGCGCATTGGCGCGCCGCGTCCCCTTTCCACGGTTTTGCTGGCGCGCAGCGATCACCAGGCGCATGGCATCGGCAGTGTGCGGCGCAACGCCTGGCAGCGCGGGGTCAGTTTTGATGAAGTGGTGGACAGTTGGCGGCCAGGGCAGGAAATCGGTTGGACTTACCGTTTTTATCCTTCTTCATTTCCGCGCGGTTCGATGGATTTGCATGCCGCGCCGAACAGCCGCAGCATGCAATTTCTGCACACCCGCTACCGCATTTTTCCGCTGGACGGGGGCCGCGTGCGCCTGGAAATGCGCTTGCGTTACCGGCTTGAATCCGGCGTGAATTGGTATGTGCGCCCGCTTTCCAATTGGCTGTTGGCGGATGGCGCGCAGGAATTGCTGGGCTTGTTTGAGCGGCGCGTGCAGCAGGCAGCTGCGCGCAAGTAACCAAACGACGCTGGCGTTTAAACGGATTGCGCGCTTGCCGCTCCTGCGGCGTCGGGCTGTCATTTTTTGCGGCATGGTTGCAGCGCAACAACATAGTGACAGGCAGAGCCGCTTATCATGCTGAGACTCTGTTTTTTTTCTGGCGCATGATGACTCCAATTCCTCCTCATTTCGGCGAATATCAAACCATCAAACCACTTGGCGAAGGCGGCATGGGTCAAGTGTATTTGGCGTTTGACAGTAAATTGCAGCGGTATGTGGCGATCAAAACATTGCACCAGCATGTTTTGGCGGAGCTTTCCACGGAATATGCGCAACGCTTCGATCTGGAGGCGCGCGCCATCGCGAAACTCAAGCATCCGCACATTGTCAGCCTTTACCATTTTGGCGAGGAACAAGGTTTGGCCTATATGGTGATGGAATTCGTCGAAGGTCATGACCTGAAATACTATTTCGACAAAAATATTACATTTACATTGCCGGAAGTCATGCGCTTAATGAGCGGCTTGCTGGATGCCCTGGCGCATGCACATGATAAAAATGTCTGGCATCGCGATATCAAGCCGGCGAATGTGATGATTGATATTGACGGTGAAGTCAAGCTGACAGACTTTGGCGTTTCGCGGATGGCGGATCAGAATGAACACTCACGGGTTGGCACCATGGTCGGCACGCTGCAATATATGTCGCCTGAACAAATTCAAGCCTTGCCGGTGTCGCAGCGCAGTGATATTTTTGCCGCCGGTTTGATCCTGTATCAGTTTCTGTGTGGCGTGCGGGCCTTTCAAGGCTCGGATTATGAAATCAGGCAGCAGATCGTGAACCAGATGCCGGCGCCGCCATCCAGTATTCAGCCCGGGTTGCCTGCCGCGCTGGACGGGGTAATCGCACGCGCTTTGGCCAAGCAGCCGGAACAGCGTTTTGCAACTGCGCGCGAATTCTTGCTGGCATTGCGCCAGGCTATCGGGGAACGGCAGGAACCTGTGCTGGACATGGACGCCACCCGCATGTTTTACGCCTCGCATGGCAGCAAAACCAAGCTGGAGCGGGAAATCCAGATGCCGTCCAAGGGGCAGCGCAGCGCCGCCTCTGAAAGTGCTGAAATTGCATTTTGGGAATCGATCAAAAACAGTCAGGATGCGGAAGAATTCACTTTATATCTGAGCCGCTTTCCGCAGGGGATTTATGCCTCGCTGGCGCATAAGCGGATTGAGCGCTTGCAGGGCGCCACGTCTGCAGCGTCACTGCCGGCCAACTCCGGCGTTCAGGGCGCGCGGCGGATCGAGCCTTCATTCAGTGCAGCACATGAAGCGATGCCGGTCCCGCCTGCGCCTGCCATGCCTGCGCCGGCGCCGCGCAAATGGATGTTGCCGGCGGGCGCGGCGGGCGCCGTTTTGCTCTTGCTTGGCGCCTGGTTTTTGCGCGCGCCGGAGCCTACCGGCAATCCGCAAGCCAATGGCGGGATTGCCGCCGCACCGCGCGCCAGCGCACCCCTTGCGCAGATGGCCCAAAGCAGCGTGAGCGCGCCTCTTGCGCCAGCAGCCAGCAGCACGCTGCCTGGGCCGCCGCCTGCGCTGTTGGCGGAACTCAATATGGCGCAGACACATAAGGCGGCAGTGGAAAAGCATAGCCAGCAGGTGGCGGAAAAACTGAATAAAGATGCGCGCGAAAACGAGGCGGAACGCATCGCCAAGCACAACATTGAACAGGCCAAGCTAAAAACAGGCAATAGTTTATGCCTGGTAACGGACAGCAAAATGCCAGTTAAGCAGGACGGCAAGACTGAAGCCGAGACATGCACTGCCGCCAGGCAGCGCGCGCAAACATGGATCGCCGGCTGGAATACGCCGGCGGGTCAAGCCAAGGGGCACGACAAATTCCGCGATGGGCACATTGGCGAGTGTCAATGCAATGGCGGGGAGTGCGCGGTGGAAATTTCCTATCAAGCGCCATGCCTCTGACGCACGCTCCCCGCCCAGACATCAATTGACGCTGCAGACCGGTTGCGGCGCTTGCGGGCAGCGCCACAATTTGCTGGAGCCGAGATTGCGGTAGCTCAACACATGCACCTGGCGCGCTTCGTATGCCGGAATATAGATTTCCGCATAGCCGTAAGCATCATAGCGCCAGCCAATGCCGCCGATGGTGGAGCGGGTGCGTCCCTGTGCCGGGCCGTCGGCCATGGGCGTCTGGGTCGCATTCGCGCCATAGGTCGCGTTCAGGTCAAACACCAGCGCCGTGTCATACGTCCAGTTGGTGCTGAATGAGCTTTGCGCGCGCAAAATCCAGACTTTGCCGGCTTCATCGCCGCCCACCACAATTTGCGGTTTGCTGGTGCTTTGCTGGGATTTGGTCGGCCAGAATACTTGCGCCTTGCCCGGGGCTAAACGGCCACTGCCGGTGGTTCCGGCCAGGCTGGGATTGGGACGGATGTTGTCCAGCAAAATACGGGTGCGCCATGGGCTGACAAACACATTCCGGTCGGTCGGCATTTCCAGCGCATAGACGCGGCCCGGGATTGCCGAGCTGGTGGCGCTGGTGCAATTGTCCGGCGCGTGGTTGGAGGCCAGAATATCCGGGCGGCCATCGCGGTTCAAGTCCGCGATTTGCACGCCAAACGGAAAGCCCTGATCGCTGCTGATGGTTTTCACGCGCGGCAAGACGCCGCTCGCCAGATTCACATCTTTCCACTTGCCGCCCTTCGGCGCGCCATACAGCACAATCTTGCCGCCGCTCGGCGGGCCGCCCGCGCTGGCGTTGGAGAAGAAATGGGTGGCGACGATTTCCGGCACGCCGTCGCCTTCAAAATCCGCCATATCCAGGCTGATGTCCGGCCCCAGGAATTGCGCTGCAGCGCCGCCCCACAATACCGTTTCGCGCCAGGGCTGATCGGCTTTGATGGCCGCGCCCGGATTTTTAAACCACACCAGTTCGCCATACGGCGGGTAAGTCGTGGCCCCGACTTTAAAACCGGAGCGCACGGTGACGATATCTTTCAAGCCGTCGCCATCCATGTCGATAAACAGCGCTTTGTGGTACGCGCGCGGTGAATTCGCCGGGTCTTGCGGGCTGCCAGTGCTTTGGGTGCTTTGGTGCACCAGATACTCGGTGTTTTTGCCATCATCCAGATTAATCAGGGACAGACGGCCCGGTTTCGGCGCGCTGATGAAACCTTGTGGCGCAATCAGGGCGTTGAACGGCAGCATGCCGCTGGGCAGTTTTTCCACTTCATTCGGCCACACCATGCTGGCGCCGGACAAGACCGGGGCCTGGCGCGTCGGGTCAAAAGTCGAATAGTTCAGGCTTTCCAGACCCGGAATGCGCGCCACCAGATCCGGCGCGAAAAACAGATAAGGCGGGCCTTGATTAGGATTGCGCGCGGCGTTCAAAAAGCTGGCGATGCTCAAACCATCGCCTTCGCTGAATTTATCGACATGCACAAAGCCGGGCATCCAGGGCAGGCTGAGTGCGCCTTTGTTGTATAAAACCGGGCAGAAATTTGCCGCCTGCGCCAGCGGCGCGAGGCAGGCGGCGGCCAGCAGGCCGCCCAGGAGGGTGTAGTTTTTCATATTTGGAATCGGCGTTAGAGAAGGGGACGGAATGAACCCGTCCCCAAGAAGGAAATCAGAAGCTTTGGCCCATCAATTGGTGTTGCATCACTTTGCCGTCCGAGGCTATGCCGCCGTGCAGCAGTGCGGCCCCGCTCAGATGGGAAGCGGCGTCCGCCGAATTGGTCGAGAGCGGCATGCCGGCGGCGGCTTTCCACACCATATACCAGTCAAGCGCATTGTTTTTAGCGGCGCCGCCGATACCCAGCGGTGCGCCGCCGCCGGTCAGCGGCGTGTTGTGATTCGCTTCCAGGCCATAGCTGCCCAGGGTTTTGCCTTTCACGCGCACCCATTGACGTTGCGCCGACGGCAGTTTGTTATACAGCGCTTGCGCATAGTTTTTCGCCGGCCCGGCGATGCTGTCATCTTCAAATTCAAAAATCATGGCGCGCACCTGGCTGCCGACTTTCACTGCATAACCCAGCGCC includes:
- a CDS encoding NAD(P)-dependent oxidoreductase; amino-acid sequence: MSKICLLGTGLMGKPMAIRLLQAGHSLTVWNRSPVKAQLLGQQGAQVAPDAVSAVSGSDVILSMLSDGPAVRSVMQGVQSALRPGQLWVDMSSTRQDEAQQMHAWLAQFEVLMLDAPVSGGVLGAEHGRLAIMAGGVEAAYAQALPVLRCFGQPSLVGGPGCGQLAKLCNQLIVGGTLELVAEALLLAQAGGADPAAVRQAIRGGFAESRILEVHGARMLERNFMPGGQIKSQSKDLDNVLAAARQAGMKLPLTELVGQRFHALLGHWAHADQSAALLGLERDNPGVRLGASPDRLP
- a CDS encoding acyloxyacyl hydrolase codes for the protein MKVKHTLAALLCFAASLNAFAAGEIQSASLEFATGNKTQMLRFGVQSDWDVRWLSGNGTHVGGYWEGTLAAWRGNQHQNVPGKRQNFTDFGFTPVFRWQADNKRGFYAEGGIGFHYLSDLYDNDGRRLSTHFQFGDHIGVGYVFDNNWEVAAKIQHFSNGGYKKPNSGVNFFVLKAAYRF
- a CDS encoding glutathione S-transferase family protein → MLTVYGDIRSGNCYKIRLLLDLLGREYAWRHVDVLAGGARTAEFLALNPNGKVPLLQLEDGATLAESNAILYLLAQGSRFWPQDALLQARVLQWQFFEQYSHEPYIAVARFINLYLGLPAERRADYEAKQGPGHQALAVMETQLRQTPYLCGADYSIADISLYAYTHVAHEGGFDLSGYPALQAWLLRIAQQPGHKTIAAYLTEQTA
- a CDS encoding protein kinase; this translates as MMTPIPPHFGEYQTIKPLGEGGMGQVYLAFDSKLQRYVAIKTLHQHVLAELSTEYAQRFDLEARAIAKLKHPHIVSLYHFGEEQGLAYMVMEFVEGHDLKYYFDKNITFTLPEVMRLMSGLLDALAHAHDKNVWHRDIKPANVMIDIDGEVKLTDFGVSRMADQNEHSRVGTMVGTLQYMSPEQIQALPVSQRSDIFAAGLILYQFLCGVRAFQGSDYEIRQQIVNQMPAPPSSIQPGLPAALDGVIARALAKQPEQRFATAREFLLALRQAIGERQEPVLDMDATRMFYASHGSKTKLEREIQMPSKGQRSAASESAEIAFWESIKNSQDAEEFTLYLSRFPQGIYASLAHKRIERLQGATSAASLPANSGVQGARRIEPSFSAAHEAMPVPPAPAMPAPAPRKWMLPAGAAGAVLLLLGAWFLRAPEPTGNPQANGGIAAAPRASAPLAQMAQSSVSAPLAPAASSTLPGPPPALLAELNMAQTHKAAVEKHSQQVAEKLNKDARENEAERIAKHNIEQAKLKTGNSLCLVTDSKMPVKQDGKTEAETCTAARQRAQTWIAGWNTPAGQAKGHDKFRDGHIGECQCNGGECAVEISYQAPCL
- a CDS encoding VCBS repeat-containing protein, giving the protein MKNYTLLGGLLAAACLAPLAQAANFCPVLYNKGALSLPWMPGFVHVDKFSEGDGLSIASFLNAARNPNQGPPYLFFAPDLVARIPGLESLNYSTFDPTRQAPVLSGASMVWPNEVEKLPSGMLPFNALIAPQGFISAPKPGRLSLINLDDGKNTEYLVHQSTQSTGSPQDPANSPRAYHKALFIDMDGDGLKDIVTVRSGFKVGATTYPPYGELVWFKNPGAAIKADQPWRETVLWGGAAAQFLGPDISLDMADFEGDGVPEIVATHFFSNASAGGPPSGGKIVLYGAPKGGKWKDVNLASGVLPRVKTISSDQGFPFGVQIADLNRDGRPDILASNHAPDNCTSATSSAIPGRVYALEMPTDRNVFVSPWRTRILLDNIRPNPSLAGTTGSGRLAPGKAQVFWPTKSQQSTSKPQIVVGGDEAGKVWILRAQSSFSTNWTYDTALVFDLNATYGANATQTPMADGPAQGRTRSTIGGIGWRYDAYGYAEIYIPAYEARQVHVLSYRNLGSSKLWRCPQAPQPVCSVN